In Citrus sinensis cultivar Valencia sweet orange chromosome 3, DVS_A1.0, whole genome shotgun sequence, the sequence AATGCTTGCCCCAAATCCTTGGTTCATTACAGATTGAACACTGTTTGTCCAGAACCATAAAGCAGTCTTGAATGCTATAACTGCTCATTGGCAACAGTTGCCGGCGCGTTTAATTCGTCAAAGCCAATTCTGTTTCCGGCAGGTCCGTAGTTGAAATTCCAAGATAGTTGAATTTGTCCCTGGCCGTAGTAACCTTTGCTTGAATTGCATGGATATAGAGTGCTTGATTCATCATAATAGTCCTATTGCGGACATGGTAGACAAGCATGATAAATGTGGAACACATGCAAAGATGAATGATGACTTTTGGAATGCAATCATGAAATGTACATAATTATAACAACTACCAATCCACCAGGCAACTACTACCCACAAAATCTATTTATATATCtccttcatttattttttgttgactttctttttgtaattgttcTGACAGCTTGTgtatttattgtgttttacTAATCAGTAATCTGAATAGACTAAAATTAGAATGAAGTGTAATCGGAATAGGCTGAAATCGAAATGGGGATGAGAAtcataataaactatttacTTTAGTTGtagaaattggaattgaaatgaactGTATTGCTATTGATGTATTcactttattttgaaattggaaTAGATAGTTACAAAGTACTAAACTAACCTTAGTTTATTatgtcataataataataataataagcatcatcatcatcattgtttataatcattatattaataatagtaattattattcttattgttattattattataattaatacttataattattcctaataataataacaacaataataattattaatattgttgttggtgttgttgttattattacaattaatacttattattattcctaataataataacaacaataataattattaatattgttgttggtgttgttgttattattacaattaatacttattattattcctaataataataatataatgaaggataaaatataaatttcaagatttaaGTGAGGCTAATAtgattactttaaaaaataagaatccTCTTTCCACCTCCCCCATAAGAATGAGAACTCTactaatcattcttaattttaggTGGCGTCCACCTCTATAATTCTCATTCTACCTCTTATTTaagcaagtaaacacatcatttatttTCACTCCTTGATTTCAATTCCCAATAAGTAAATACAACGTTATATTATTGTAGAACAAATGGTGATATAgatgaataaaatcattttcttgccTTTGGCCTTGTATTATTGTGttgttttatgatttttttagaaaaaagaaagaaaggaggaactccaaatattttttgatgatttttttcaaaaaaattagggaggaaatacaatttaaaaccaatagaaagaggaaataTAATTTAGAGCCACCGCTTTGatactttaataaaaagtcaaaggcaatttaattattttatccaTTTGTATAAATACACAAGCTAtcataacaattataaaaaaaaagttaaaaaaataaatgaagaagatgagTAAACGTATTTCGTAGGTAGTAATTATCTGGTGAGGTTAGCAGTTGTTACCATTATATTCATTTCATCATTACATTccaaaaattatcattcatctTCGCATGTGATCCACAATTATCGTGCTTACCTGCCATGTTTGCAATAAGTCCTTTGAGCGACGACCGTCTATTTCTTCAATACAACAAAACTCTGgcagaaagaaaagaagaatttaatttaaagttaatttatgtaaggaaactggaaaaaaaaattttctggaaaagaattaatcatttaaaattcatgTTTCAAAGCTGTTGTCAAAAAGATTATGTAAATtcaacctttttcttttttactattttatccCTAGAAAAAGACCGCTAACAATTTcgtttttgttaattaatcaCTGGCAACTACCTGGAGAAAGCTtaacaattaatcaattaaaaaaaaaaaagaacaaaagacaGATTCTAATAAgctttaaaatagtttttttttttttaaaagttgaaagttttataactttttttttttgaactacGAGAAAGTTTTAATGAGTTTTAGAGCATGAAAGTGACGATTAATTTACTGTAAAAAAGATGAATTCTTACGTCCTGTTTCATGTGTAACATGAGCAAAGAAAGCTGCAATTTCGCGCATCGTATCCTCTTCCGCGCCTGTTCTACCAAATTGAGAAAAAGAGCCAAGGGCGTCGAGAAAAGCTGATCGTGAATAAAAGTTCTTCCCGACGCAACTTGCATCAGCTTGGTTAAGTATCCCGTTAAAGAATTTCGGTGTCACGATATCAACCACCGACACATCATAAGTGGCTGGAGGGGCGTCGTATGGCCCCTGCTGGCTCCCTGCGCCACAGTATTCATCGCTGGTGCCACAATATCCCCATTGGCTGCAGCACTGCCACATTTTTGGGTCATTACATTTCTTGGCATCATCAAAAAGTAGCAATGAACATGGGAAATTGCATACTTTGTTTCAAGCCAGAAGGCGCCATAATTTAGGAAGAATTAGATGAAAAATTGTGCGTCTTGATAAGGCTGAAAGTGGAGGAGATAAAAGTGGGGGAGATATTTTTAGTGccacaaaaagttaaaagaagatggaattaaatacaaaacagaatttttttttttttttttttttaaagcgtGAGGTTGGGAGATTGTGGAAGACTTTGACTTGTTAACATTATTAACAGGGTTCTGCTAGGTTACAGTTGTTGTAACTCACAGCCCGTGCAATTGCCTTATTAATAAATTGCTTAGTGTCCTGCTAAGTTGCAAGAGAATGCGCTTGCAAGCGCTtctaaattcaaacttttgttattaatttaattttggttaGTGGTGTTTGgaaatttaattgtattgtTTGAggatttcagttttttttttttttttgttacagTTTTATAACTAACGTATTTTAATCTCTTGGATCGTTCTTAGTATTTTTAAGAGTGGTAACGCTCGTTCGGTCCCTCAAATTaggtgtatttttttttcattaataaaatttttcttgtacCACCGAAGTTCACTTAAAAAACTAAcgtattctaatttttttttattatctataACTCTTtacatagattttttttttcaaattttcgaAAGAATGAAAAGCTTTcatgaaacatttatatattCTTATTGACAGacaatactatttttttaaaataagatattaCATAGTCATTagtcaattacaaaaaaaaaaaaaatctattaatgaATGCTATTTTTCCAATGAGTATAAAATATACCTCCAATCTCTTATAACACACATGagaaatcttaaatttaaaaaacgaGCCGAGTAATTGTCGACCACTAATTTTAAAGCTAGAATGGTTGACTACTATAACAAAATGGAGATTGTAAAAAGTTCAATAGTCCTCTACAGTTTTCATAATATCCAGTAGCccctttaaaattataattttacatattcTCCATATTTTTATGTGCATATCTAtccatatttattataaaataaatcataaaaataaaacatataaatactaaaaatatgaaatattagtATAAGAAATATTAGTTTCAATgtgaatgaagaaaattaataataagatattttctaatactttttgttattaaaaatatatttttttataataagtaaTTGTATAttcttgaaattgaataaCAATATTTGATATGTTGAAAcgttctctcattttattatatttaaaaaaagagagtaaaGGATTGATTAAActcaaatcaatattttaatccGCTATTACTTTTAAGAATCGAACTTAGATGGTTAGTCAAATAAAGATACTTAAATGCCACTAGGGCAGGTCGCTCAAAACTTCataaaacacttttttttaaaaaaaaattttacattgtACATATCTTTGAATTATATCACTATGAAATGCAATAATGTATGAGTCAAACtagtgtttttttctttttcattttttaaaggcctttttttcattttttaaaagaagtttTCTTAAAGAAAATCCCAAACGTATTGTCGCTTAATTAATCTGATTGCTATAATGCGGTTAGAATTAGAAATTCTAATATAACTTGGGGTAATTTCATATGGTCAAATATTATTCTTCCCCGTTTCTCTTTGATTTTTGGCGAATGATGTACAACAAGATACTTTGTTCGAATCCCCCTAGTACAGATTTAAGAGCTATTTATTCAAGGATCATTGGGATTTCCTGCTTATAGATTTTCAtggcttctttttttatttttttatttagttcttACCTATATTTATGTCCTTCTATAACTTAACTACGGCtaccctttattttttttaattttctcttaaacTATTTTCACTTTCTTCTAATTGATATATTTCCCTCACTTAGTTGAGGTtccattgaaaaataaaataaaataaaacatatttgaAGCATGATTGAAACTTCAATTCAGTCCATTAACttcgttttgttttttttttttggctataaaataATGTAGTGGCAGCGTCAGCCCCACTAAAATTAATTGCAAATGCCTAATTTTTGACTTCGCTGTCCATTTATCACTTTTTCGACAGTTGTCTGGGGGAGGTTACGACTTGTTTTCGTTTTAATACAATGTACAATCAAAACCCAATATGCGCAAAGTATACAACTAAGTCTCCTATAATCAAAGGTCAACATGCAATAAATATTTCagtatcaaaaaaaaaaaaaaaatcaaagataacATTGTCATACCTATTGGAGAGACTCAAATTATCCACTTAAGAGTTAAAGAGTAGTAGGTACCAATCAATCCAATCAAAAGATTATTGACCactcattttcattcatttttattagaatacaatttattcatttcGAAGGTTGGAGCGTAATCCATTTCCCACAATTATGTTTTCGTGTATATTGATTCATATTAATCAAGATATATATGAATGGTTATTGAATTGCATTCtcaaaaactatttttaaaaaactattggtttacatattatatatttttataaaaggatttaaaattaatattatacttggatgaaacatttatattttaatcaacatgtgattttaTTAGTTGAACCAACTAGCTTCCACATTCGTCTTTttactccttttttttcccactttgATGAACAATAACAGAgtgagaaattttattaaataaaggaaaagaattacATCAAATTAACGGACTATAATGCGCCTTTCCTCTCAAAATGTGCATTACATTAAGAGCAAGAAAACTAAGAAGCGTAAATAAAAGGCAAAAGAAACTAACAAAATGGTTAGAGAAAGTTAGCGTCAAGAGACGCAGACTTTCTAACCTCAATGGGAGGATCATTCAACCAAGTAAAATGCAGAACTCCCATATGCTACTCATTATTCTCTCAATACCTATGAGAAACTGACAAAGGCATAAAAGAGAGCTCGTTATGAGATAGAAGGGCGCATGTCCTTCTAATTAAGTAAAGCAAATCTTTAGATACTAGTTATGTAATTCAGAAACTAACGGAACGATTACTGTCCTAATAATGTTATCTTAATAAATGGGATGTTCAAAATTAAGGAGCAAAGAGATTGTTTTAAGATTCCATatcatgtaattttcatttagttgGGGgagattttgaagaaattaaaactaaagaaaataattaatttaaaggaATGGtgtattaattttgaaatcatCAATTATACAGACAATTTCAGCTagttacacacacacacacacgtacGATCATTCACCGATGTTGGCgctctaattttttctaatgtGAACATTCTTAAGTCATATAGTTTAATatgcttattttttaatgaattataaaacCGTACAGATTAATAGCATCAAAAACTAATTCTCTTAACTTGCACGACTTAAAAGTTTATctgtatgaaaaaaaaatgaggacgCCCATACTCAATAAAGactttttatctctttttttttttttttcaaatggatATATTTCCTTCTTTAATCTACAAAACCTTgttggtaaaaataaattgggtaAAATCCCTCCGCATCCTTGCGGTTTAGTCCAATACCTCATTACATCTTgatgttttatatataaaatatttaaacacGTCATTGCCTCCCGTTTTTggcagaaaatgaaaattttacccTTGATGTGATTGGATTTGGGCTGGATCAAAAAGTAGATATACAAGCTATTGTGCACAAACAATGGAATCATTATATGATTTCAATAGCATTCATTATTtgttctctttaatttatttatttcttatgttTTCAAACAACCAATACTTTCATGCCACAATAGATTATAAGTTATAATATTCTCCGTTCGTTGAGGTCCACttaaggaaagaaaagaaattctagTAAATAATTTCACCAagtagggttttttttttttttccggcCCCCTTGGTTAAGCAATTTAATACTTCTATAACGACTGCTTGAAACCAGTAATATAATTTGCGGTGGAATATGAATTATTCTCGCCCTACCCTTCCTTTCATTTCTATTTGAAGTATGATATAATTCAAGCCCTCTAATTTAGTAAGTAATTCtccactcttttttcttttttttaggaGGGCTAAATATAAGTTCTGACCGTCaataacaagaaaatcaaCAACATTTCAATATACAAACAATCAAATTTCAGGTACTAATTACGcaaccaaaatttaattatctgtGTACCTTCTATCTTGTGATAGAAGGTACCCTAGTTTCATTGGATTATCtgttatacatatatatttttttcctttaacaCCAATCATTGGTAGTttcgattttattttaatttattttttattaaatgctAATCAGAGGTATAAATAAGAGATCTAGATAATCTATATTACCTCTATTTGATAAAAGATTCATCACCATGGTTTCAGAAAATCAAAAGCTTCATGTGATGTTTCTTCCCTACATTGCACCAGGCCACATGGTGCCAATGGTAGACATGGCAAGGCTTTTTGCTGCAAATGGAATTCAGGTTACAATAATTCTTACTACAATGAATGCTCGCCGTTTCCAAAATGCCATTGATCGAGATTCTCGATTAGGTCGAGAAATTTCCCTCCGAATTCTCCGTTTCCCTTCTCAGGAAGCAGGCTTACCTGAAGGTTGTGAAAATTTGATGTCAACTTCAACTCCTGAAACCACCAAGAAACTCTTTCCCGCCCTGGAATTGCTTCGTCCAGAAATTGAAAAGCTCTTTCGGGAACAAAATCCTAATTGTATTGTTTCTGACAATCTGTTCCCATGGACTGTAAGCATTGCTGAGGAGCTTGGAATTCCAAGGCTGGCGTTTACAGGCAGTGGATTCTTCAATAACTGCGTTTCACATAGCCTGGAACATCATCAACCtttcaaaaatattgtatCTGAGACCCAAAAGTTCACTGTTCCAGGTCTCCCAGATCAAGTAAAACTCTCAAGATCTCAATTGCCGGATATTGTCAAATGCAAAAGTACTGGATTTTCTGCTATGTTTGACGAACTCAACAATGCTGAGAGGAGGAGCTTCGGTGTGTTGATGAACAGCTTTTACGAGCTTGAGCCCGCGTATGCAGATCATTTCAGAAGAGTTACAGGCAAGAAGGCATGGCATTTAGGGCCTGTCTCTCTTTACAATAGAGATGTTGATGATAAAGCTGAAAGGGGAGATAAATCTTGCGTGTCGAAACACAGTTGTTTGAGTTGGCTTAATTCTAGGAAACCTAACTCTGTTTTGTACATTTGTTTCGGAAGCTTAACAAGATTCAGCAAAGAACAAACTTTAGAGATAGCTGCAGCTCTTAAAGAATCAGGCCATTCTTTCATCTGGGTTGTGGGAAAAATCCTGAAAACGGATGATGATCAGGAAGAGGAATCATGGCTTCCTGATGGATTTGAAGACGAAGTAAGAAGAAATGACAGAGGATTTATAATAAAGGGATGGGCACCTCAGGTTTTGATACTTGAGCATCAAGCGATTGGTGGGTTTCTGACACATTGTGGCTGGAACTCTATATTGGAAGGTGTGAGTGCTGGCGTTCCAATGGTCACTTGGCCTGTTTTTGCGGAGCAATTCAACAATGAAAAGCTTGTAACTCAAGTGCTGAAATTTGGACTGCCTGTTGGGAATGAAATTTGGAAGATTTGGGCGACTCAGGATTCCCCCGTAATTAACAGAGGAAACATTAAAAATGCAATCTGTGCTGTAATGGACAATGATGATCAAGAAGCAGTAAAAATGAGGAAGAAAGCGAATCATCTCAAAGAACTGGCTAAGAAAGCTGTGGAAGAAGGCGGATCATCTTGTAACGATTTGAAAGCACTAATTGAAGATATCAGGTtgtataaacataaataaggTAATGCAAAGTAATTAGCTATATGATATAATATTGTTAAGATagaattagtaattattaatcaacagtcgtttgaaaaataaaacatattatatatcaaatcTCAACAGCTGCCTAATTCAAATATCAATACTGGTATCAAGACCACCAGAAGAGTGGTTCAGTTGATTCTTTATTCAATTGCCATTTGCCAGGGCGGTAAGTAAAAGTCGAAATTTTGCATTAATCAGACCTTCTATAACTTAAGtccaataataaaattactacaTAATTGCAACTTGAACCCCACTTTCATATCTATGTTCAGCTTTTTTAGGAGGCTAATTTTCGTGATTTACATATAACATGTATGTTGGTGCAGGGAGTTTTTAgtaaatagaaattatatgTGTTTTTAATGTGGGTTtaattccttaaaaaaataaaaacttggtTTAACTAGATTATATTAAGAGATTTTAGAAGGGGGGCCAACAaccaactaaaaaaaattgggagaAGACCCAATGAGCCAGCCCAAATGCTTGGATCCAAAAGATTGCCCAGCTGTACATTGCCACCGTGCATTCTTGCAGCAATTGCAACAGCCAGCAAATTGAGCATCCTTCCGATATTGGCAGTAGCCTTTTGTGCTAATAAATGGAAGCTTCAAATCATACTTTCGGactctaaattaaaaaatgttggCTATTTGTTTGTTGTATATCCATAGAATGGAGTTGTGTAAAACAATGTTGGTTTGTTTCTCTACACCCCACTTACCAAAAGTCATTGTAATAACACTCGTGTGATGCCTCTCGACGACAACTGAGAGTTGAGAGATAAGAGCCACACTTTAAATCTAATGGGCACAAATTTACTTTACTTGAAAAAATCAACTGTTCTTTagtgttattatttaattttggatttaacacaattatttaaagtcattttgatgatgaaactACAAGTTTCAGcctctgtgtgtgtgtatggGGACAagtataaacaaataatatttttggttgaaattgaaaattgggACAATCCATTGTAAGAGACATCCAATTTGAAGCGTTATGCCCCACATAGTTCCCTTATTTATGTTACGTACTTGAATAGTTTTAATACTTTCAATTAGATCCACTAGTAGGCATTTTCAGTAAAATGTCATCAATTATTGCATGTATCCATTTTTTCATGACCAAACcactttaaataattgatcATGTTAAGCAATAAGCACCATCGTGTTCGCACATGCAATATCAATTAATCCTGTCACTACAAATTATAAGGCGAATTAAaacattcattatttttttttttttaaaaaagacaaattaatagGCAAACAAAATCAGCACGCAtagacatatataattaaaaggtTCTGATGTCACAGTTTCAATGCAAGCTTATCAAATTCCTAACAGACATTTATTCATCCACTAAAATAAGAAACCTGAAGATCAAAAcccaaaagaagaaagaaaactaataattattatattctaGCCATATACATAATAGCACCATATCACTAGATGGCTATTCTTCGATTCAGAAACTTGAAGTCAAATCTGGCCTTTCTTTGATCCCAAAACAATGCAACTTCATCTCCTGCACTAGGGCTCCAACGACGAATCAGATCCTTCCAACCCAAAACATAATAAGCACCGTCCTCTCTTCCTTGCAAAAATATATTGTCGTTTCGATACTTAACAATATTGTGTGTATCAGTGCAATCACGTACAGTAACATGATGCTGGTTCTCTTCAGCAATTTTAGTGCaaatatcattactcaaaaattgaaaaatatgtgTGAGCTCTCCTGTTACGATATCTTGGTTGGTGATCGATTTTGTGATCCGCCATGGATATGTAGTGGGATCTATCTGCGACGGAACGCCTCTTATATCGATGACACACGAGTCACTCTGCCGTGATGAGAAGCTCCTGCTGCTTCTTCAGCTTTGGTGAGAAAAAAGTTGTAGAAATCAGTTTTCTTCATGGTGGCttaatttttggtttattattttattaatttttaactctgAAGAATTCAATGCCtataagattttaaatttatagtgGAAAAACATGGGTGTTATTTAGTTAAAGATCGAAGTAAAATCTTTTACTTCCAATATGGAACTGCTAGCTTATCGCTGCAAGTTTTGCCTGGATCTCGTAAAGTTTCCTTTTTGATACTTTAGAAtagaaaatctttttatttctctatgGGATGATAAGCTAGCATGTAGCTGGAAGCTTTGTAATGTGCTTTTGATGGACAGAATTTCAAAATGGGAATGGAGCTTAGTTTTCCTGTTTAGACGTTGTAATATTTAGTAACTGCTTACATACGACAAGTTTATGGTGGATACGGTGCTCATATGAGTTTTCATATTGTGATCAGTAGTGATTGAATACGAattaacatataattaatacttaattGCATACGATTATAAATACACAccgtaaaaaattataaaaaattctgTCAAACTTACACTTTATCCAAATTCATCATTTTGTGAAATCCTACCCTACTTAATGGGATGATATCATAataaaatccttttaaaatatgaCTCTCGACTATTGTTGACAGCTAAAGTTAATTTCAGATGAGAGATATTGACTAGTTTGCCCTTCTCTTTTATGTAAAAGGATCAAATTTacccaaaattatttttcaaagtttttaataGGTTCCAGAATTTtctctgtattttttttccctttttattCCCTATACTTCTCGTTACAATGGGCAAttactttcaattttcttttccaataaCCAATATTTGGCAGATCGGGCCTTCTTTTTCAAAGTTCAACTCTGGATCATCGGACTTCTGGCCCATCGGTAATTCCCCACCCTAAAAATCTTTGAGGTGCGGTTTCGAATCCCAGCTATGCGAGGGCTCTATCCTACTCTAAATTATACAATTGATCAGGTTACGAGTGCGTTTagttgaaataataaaatcttttatgttAAAAAGATGAGATATGGGATTCAATTATGCTCACGTGGGTGAGAAGGAAATTGGAttgtcattaaattaaataattttaaaaagtttatatAATTAGGTAGGGTAGATATCTCTCTTATTAACGTAGATAAaatagatttctttttaatattaatgagAACGTAAATCTAAGTGCTGTTTACAGCCTTGATATTGGTAATCCCAAcaagtttttaattgtaaatatcaacaattttttttctcaattttagtATACATAtcaatattcaaaaaattaatattgataattttgtGGATGGTCAATAAAAAATACGCACCCTTCTTGTTAAAATATAGTGTCAGTGAACCATTTTCATTAAGttcaaaaatcataaacataAATGGTAGACTAATATATTGGAGACGACCAAAAAAGTATTGGGCTTGACTCAAAAAAGGTTTTTATTTAGAATCAGTTGAAATTTTGTGGGACGACGTAAGTTTAACTAAAGAGCCGTATAACAAAGATAGGGGGTTTTGCAAAGAAAGTTAGAGGGAGGAAGAGAAGATGTTTTGTGCCCATTGTTAGAGTTAGAATTTGAAGACAATGCATGGGATCAACAATGTTAAATTTGTATTCAAAtggttttcttaaaaaatttggttGTGTTTGTTTAGAAATGGAGTGGTCAAGTTTCCTTTCCTGCCATGTGTGGATTTATAaactgaaaaaacaaacacctttCTGACAAAATTGacctaataaattttatctgaTAAAAATCTATTGGATTTATGAGCTTGCCAATTTgtcccataaataaataattttttatcactCATCCTTGTAGTTTTCATAGTACTATGTTGTCCTTTAAACATCAAAATAAAGTGATTTTCTCTCTTgggaaaaatgatattttgacaaaaaattaggttacaacaaaattttgacaaaaaacacaaaaagattaaaataacGGGTCCACCTATTGCAAGGTAGCacaacttttgtctttttgtgtgttaaatttcatttgaccccttgctttttttatttttaactgtaattttgttttcctcTCTCATTCTTTCCCTCTACTCCATAGGTGgcccaatttttttctattttcaaatcattaatcaacaaattaaaatcaataagaGCCAACTTGACATCATTTAGGAAttgtgttgttgttgttgttattatttgcttaatttttattttaattaaagtaacctaatgaattaaaaaatatgaaccaTAAGCTATTAATGATTAGGTTGTAGAAGTACAAAAGCAAGCATTAAGTTTGGGCTTTAGCcaaattttgcaattttttttaacattttaattaaattagaaaataaaaaatttggtatAATTAGGATTCCATTGGGATCCCGATTAAAGTCCTAACAAATCCCGAgttttaataagaataaatttaatctcaaGTTCCTATAAAATCATATACGTATCACGTACCATTTTGTATGGGATTTGGGATTCCGATTAGGATTCGATTTTTTCTACCAACTTTAATTGGCAAAAGAGTTTTAATTAGTTGTTTGAGAATGGTACGTTAATTAACAAAGTTATAATAATCTATCATTGTTATAATAATCTACAATGTATTACTTAGAAATAGTAAAGCTCCTAGTATTTAGCTTATTTTGAGTGTATAGGCttattgaattaattcatatcaatataatttaattagaatcGAAGCAtcataattatgaattttgttcTTCTATTGTTTTGCAAATGTTAATGTGATAAAAATATTCTcactttttgaatattaaacgTTGACAATCTAATataacattataaaaaatagtagTATTTCACTACAATTTgggttaaaacttaaattggAAATATggaattgtatttttttttttttacattgaAACTCTAGCCTCCGGTAACTAAACCAAATTAATGGCTTAGGCTAGTGAAATAAGTAATTGGTTAATGCTTTTCTAACTTGAAATGACGATATCTATTATTTCAttctatgatttttttattcttttttttaattacttccAGTTCTAGTTCCTAGTACATAAGATGGATGAGATGAAGAAATTgggaatattttaaattttaatttaattttattcaaaaattaaatttacttactttttatttatgttgtatttttaacaatgaaaattttaatgaaatttctcCCAATGTTAATTGtctaattatttacaaatttaaaacaattaggACTCATGCATCAAAAgttttaactctttttttgaattttaaaaaacaatagggattataatgttaattatCAAATCAACACATCCTTGCGATGAGCGTTGCTTTTCCATTAAATCAGACGGTGAAGAGTTGA encodes:
- the LOC102630548 gene encoding scopoletin glucosyltransferase-like, translated to MVSENQKLHVMFLPYIAPGHMVPMVDMARLFAANGIQVTIILTTMNARRFQNAIDRDSRLGREISLRILRFPSQEAGLPEGCENLMSTSTPETTKKLFPALELLRPEIEKLFREQNPNCIVSDNLFPWTVSIAEELGIPRLAFTGSGFFNNCVSHSLEHHQPFKNIVSETQKFTVPGLPDQVKLSRSQLPDIVKCKSTGFSAMFDELNNAERRSFGVLMNSFYELEPAYADHFRRVTGKKAWHLGPVSLYNRDVDDKAERGDKSCVSKHSCLSWLNSRKPNSVLYICFGSLTRFSKEQTLEIAAALKESGHSFIWVVGKILKTDDDQEEESWLPDGFEDEVRRNDRGFIIKGWAPQVLILEHQAIGGFLTHCGWNSILEGVSAGVPMVTWPVFAEQFNNEKLVTQVLKFGLPVGNEIWKIWATQDSPVINRGNIKNAICAVMDNDDQEAVKMRKKANHLKELAKKAVEEGGSSCNDLKALIEDIRLYKHK